The stretch of DNA CATATTACAAATAGTTTTACTTCTTATTTATACAACAAAAAAAGAATACTCTTAAAAAGAATATTCTTTCGTAAAACTATTCATTTATTATTCCAAATTTTTTTGAAAAATCAAAGAAATATTTTTCAAATCTCTCTCCACTATAAGTCAAACCTGCTGAAGTTGAAAGCCCCGCTCCAGCACCTATTACAATTGCATCTGCATTTTCTATTTCATTTTTTAAAAATTCAATCTTTTCCTTATTTAACTCACTTTCAGAAGTTATATTTTTCCCAACAGTCTTTAATCCCTTAAGTCCCATTTCAATATTTTCTCTATATCCATCTGTTTTATTATAATTTTCTTTCATATTTTACCTACAAATCTAAAATCCTTTTATATTCTCTTATATCAGGCTCTTTTTTATCTATGCACCATTCTTTTATAACTTTTATAAGTTCAGATTTATCTTCTATAAATGTTTGATATACCCCACCATTTTTTTCTATTTCAAAAATATAAGAATCTATTTCATTTGAAATTTTCTTACTAAATAATGATGAAAAAAATCCCTTATTTTTATAACAAGGAGTACATTGTATAAAATTACCTTGTTTTCCATCAGTTTCATACCAAATGGTAATGAATGTTAGTCCTCCATTTTCATTTACTCGGTCAATATCATTAAATTTTTCAATAAAGTTTTCAATATTTTCCCAATCACATTCGAAGTCGTCTATGCTTTCTGTTCTACATTTTAATATATCAATCCCTTTACAAAAAATTGCATCATTGCTTTGAAGATTATAAATTCCTACACCATATTCATCTGCAATACTTTTTACAAATTCCAATGCCTCATCTTCAACATTGTATGAGAATGCACAATATGCTCCATTCTTTCCTAAACTATAATCAGTCAAATGATTTTCCGAGTCTTCAGTTGCATAGGCAATCTCATCAGGCAAAGCATACTTCCCACTTATTGGTGGAAATTTTTCAAACATCTTTTTAGCCCAACAGGATATTACATCAGAACAGCCATCCAAAGATTCATAATCTTTATTTTCTTTATATTCTGTAAACTCCTCCTGATATGCAAATACATCCAAAGAAGTTTTTATCTCTTCTCTTTTTTCAAAGACAAATAAATCAAAACTCATAATTATCTCCTTTTTAAAATAGTATAGTCATTAGTATTATATCATTTTTTCATAATATTTTTTATCTTCGTCTTTGAAAACATTAAAAATAATCCTATCCATAGCTAAAGGGTGTTCTAAAACCCACTTTTTAGTTGTATCAATTGCAATCTCTGCTGCTCTTTCTTTTGGAAAACGAAATTCTCCTGTTGATATACAACAAAATGCTACAGTTTTAAGACCATTTTCCAAACACATATCCAAAGTTTTTTCGTAACAGTCAGCTAATTCTTTTTCTAATTTTGAAGTAAGCTCATCATACACAATAGGTCCAACTATATGAATTACTTTTTTTGAAGGCAGATTATAGGCACCTGTAAGCATCGGAACAGCAGTAGGCTGTTCATAATCTTGACCATATTTTTTCTTAAGTTCCTGCATTTTTTCGTTACATTCTGCCCTTAGTTGTATTCCTGCAAAAGTATGTATTTGATTGTCAATACATAGATGCATTGGAGCCCAACAGCCAAGCATTATTGAATTCGCTGCATTAACTATTGCATCAACCTTAAGTCTTGTAATATCTCCTTGCCAAATGGAAAAAACATCTTTAATAATTGGAATATCCTTAAGCTCTACAATTTCCTTTTCTTCAGCGCAAAGTTTTAAATATTCATCTTGAACTTTTAAAACTTCATCATCCATCTTTCTAGGCATACGGATATTCATAAGAGAACGTAAAATAACCTTTTTTTGAGTTTCATCTTCAGGAATTTCCATATTTTTATAATTATCCGAATCAGCTATAAATGCTTTTACTAAAAAATCCAACATTTGTTCTTTATTTCTATTCATATAATCACCCTCTTTTTACTATATTACCCAAATGAAATATCTATAATTCTATTTTACATCTTAAATTAGATATGTGAAATATTTTTGTAAATTTAATAGTTAAGGGGCTTTAGGAGATCTCCAGAGTCATTGTTTCAAATAATACAATAACTCCGTCAGACCTACTTTTGTTTACTAGCATAGAGCCTTAGGAGATTTCTCCACTACACTCAGCTATGCTTCGTTTCGGTCGAAATGACGTATAAAGAAGAATGCTTTGTTTAGTTGATAGACATTAAAAGAAAATAAACTTCAAATTAAAAAAATATTTTAAAAAATATAAAAGGTATCAAAAAAATTATTGAAAATTTTATATATAAAAATAAAACAATTCACGTCATAGTATGTTGCATATGAAAGTCTCCCAACACGTCATTTCGAGCGAAGCCGAGAAATCTCATAGTTTTGCTTGTTTACAAGTAAAACTAAATGTATCGTAGAAAATATCATAATTTTACTTCTTATTTCAACAAAAAAAGAATACTCTAAAAAAGAATATTCTTCTGTAAAATCTATTTTTTTACAAATCAAAAATACTGAGTTGTTTTGATATTTCTTTTTCTTCAAATGTATTTAAATAGCTAAAAATTTTATTATAATCATACATAATTTTTTCGTTTTCACAGAAGTCTCGAAAAATTTTCATAAGTCTATAATTATTTCTACTGTTAATAACATAAGAATTTCCAAACTCTCTAATATATTTATCTTTAAGATATGGGAAGTGTTTATCTAGTTTAGAATAAAAGTATTACCTATTTCCCTCTCGCAAGGTAAGTCCCATTCCAAAGCAGAGAATTCCTTTTACCTTTGCCTCTTTGCAATAATTTAAAATGCCAATAACATTTTCTTTTGTATCATTAATATATGGTAAAATCGGAGTCATCCATACTACCGTAGGTATTCCTGCTTCTCTTAATTTAATCAAGGTTTCAACTCTTTCCTTTGTAGTAGAAACATTTGGGAAGATTTGTCAAGGACATAAACAAAATTTCTTTGACAAATTTATATCTTTTCTGTTTCTCTCTTGATTAACTTCAGTATTTTATCCTTGTATGTTTCTCCTGTACCTTGTTTGAAATGTAGGTTTACAGTATATTTTGTCTTTCCAATATCCATTATTAACTGTTTATTGGGTGGTGCTTGTATTTCTCTTTTTTCTTCTTTCATAAGTCCTCCTTTCCGATTTTAGACAAAGAAAAAACAGTAAACCTTTTATGATTTACTGTTCTGTGTTAGTTTTTATTAAATTGTTAGTTATGCAAACTGTGGTTTGCTTTAATCTTTACTAAAAACAAGAATCTTCTGCGTGATCTTCCTCGCAATCGGAAGCCAGTCGATTAGCTTTAATGTAGGCATAAGAACACGCATACCACGTAATATGTTGTCATCTTTAATCTTATGAAACCCCTGAGCAATATTCTTTATATCATCAAAGCTGTCTGCACCGAAAACGAATCTGGCTCCGGTTTGCTGAATGGATTTTTCAACCCCTTCTCGTTTTACCCACATCTTTGCAATACATTCCATTATGACCGTAGCGGTGTCAAAGTTTTTATGAATGATAGAAAGTATCTTGGCATTTTCTTCAGCAGTGAGATACATGGACAGTCCTTCTATAATAAAAAGTACATTCTCTCTGTTTTTTACTTCCTTGAACCAATTTGGATCTAAAGCAGACGCACTGATAGATGAAACTCTCCCGCTTTCTAAAAAAATCTGATCTCTGAGATTTATAACATCAGGCAGATCCAGATTATACCAAGTGATAGTACCATTATCCACACGATAAAATCTTGTGTCCAGTCCACAGGCAATGTTCACTATTGTAGCAGTCGGGTTTCGCCCAATAAATTCTTTGACCAGTTCGTCAAAGACGAGTGTGCGTGCGATTACACCACTACTCATGGTACGATCTTTTGCTGCAGTTGAAAAGTCATAATCAATCTTATTTACAAGTTCTACTGCTTTTGCATCATAGAATTTATGCTTCTTTCTCTGTGAATACTCTGCACGTGCATAAAAACTTTGAAGCATAGTTTCTGCAGTGCCGTTCAAAACAGGTTTTATTTTCTCTTGCATTTCTATTTTCCCCAAATGTAAACGCCTCCTTCAAA from Parvimonas micra encodes:
- a CDS encoding protein-ADP-ribose hydrolase, with product MNRNKEQMLDFLVKAFIADSDNYKNMEIPEDETQKKVILRSLMNIRMPRKMDDEVLKVQDEYLKLCAEEKEIVELKDIPIIKDVFSIWQGDITRLKVDAIVNAANSIMLGCWAPMHLCIDNQIHTFAGIQLRAECNEKMQELKKKYGQDYEQPTAVPMLTGAYNLPSKKVIHIVGPIVYDELTSKLEKELADCYEKTLDMCLENGLKTVAFCCISTGEFRFPKERAAEIAIDTTKKWVLEHPLAMDRIIFNVFKDEDKKYYEKMI
- a CDS encoding transposon-encoded TnpW family protein yields the protein MKEEKREIQAPPNKQLIMDIGKTKYTVNLHFKQGTGETYKDKILKLIKRETEKI
- a CDS encoding class I SAM-dependent methyltransferase; translation: MGKIEMQEKIKPVLNGTAETMLQSFYARAEYSQRKKHKFYDAKAVELVNKIDYDFSTAAKDRTMSSGVIARTLVFDELVKEFIGRNPTATIVNIACGLDTRFYRVDNGTITWYNLDLPDVINLRDQIFLESGRVSSISASALDPNWFKEVKNRENVLFIIEGLSMYLTAEENAKILSIIHKNFDTATVIMECIAKMWVKREGVEKSIQQTGARFVFGADSFDDIKNIAQGFHKIKDDNILRGMRVLMPTLKLIDWLPIARKITQKILVFSKD